A genomic window from Solanum stenotomum isolate F172 chromosome 10, ASM1918654v1, whole genome shotgun sequence includes:
- the LOC125841521 gene encoding uncharacterized protein LOC125841521, which translates to MGKSNSHPMDKEMMNSLVKYVIGKPFPRKHTVMDVDDVYGIRVLSPSQILESTKGTNSNTRLLITFQNRENCKVFASKKAPGFWKSTPKRKSIFDANKRHIGNIKISWYYYYNVDDGRDKSSSRLRQSEWQIREYYLTSKYLPQSKVERKNVLLTMMIKTKPANNNDNNNDEKMQRIILDKQEIMQSLQCLKL; encoded by the coding sequence ATGGGGAAAAGTAATAGTCATCCAATGGACAAGGAGATGATGAACAGTTTGGTGAAGTATGTAATAGGGAAGCCTTTTCCTCGTAAGCATACTGTTATGGATGTCGATGATGTTTACGGAATCAGAGTATTGAGTCCATCACAAATCCTTGAATCTACCAAGGGCACAAATAGCAACACACGATTGTTGATCACTTTTCAGAATAGGGAAAACTGTAAAGTATTTGCTAGTAAAAAGGCCCCTGGGTTTTGGAAATCTACACCCAAACGCAAGTCAATTTTTGATGCCAACAAGAGACACATTGGCAACATCAAAATTTCGTGGTACTACTACTACAACGTCGATGATGGTAGAGACAAATCATCATCCAGATTGAGACAGAGTGAATGGCAGATTAGAGAATATTATCTCACATCCAAATATCTGCCCCAAAGCAAAGTTGAGAGGAAAAATGTCTTATTAACCATGATGATCAAGACCAAACCTgctaataataatgataataataatgacGAGAAGATGCAGAGGATTATTCTTGACAAGCAGGAGATTATGCAATCTTTACAATGCCTTAAACTTTAG